One part of the Denticeps clupeoides chromosome 16, fDenClu1.1, whole genome shotgun sequence genome encodes these proteins:
- the traf6 gene encoding TNF receptor-associated factor 6 isoform X2 — protein MSCFDTEKSSLENACSDPGMSACAAAMTKDPYWSPSENSLNVASSLPGSSQSQTDLQGYDVEFDPPLESKYECPICLMALRDAVQTPCGHRFCRSCIEKSIRDTGQKCPVDNEVLLEDQLFPDNFAKREILSLTVRCSNGGCNEKMELRHLDSHVTDCKFATVPCPQCQDAVLKRALEEHKIQQCLRRIVSCSECAQPYVFEEKEAHEHVCLFASVVCAYCSLDLIRDQLESHCDTDCVKAPVNCTFSFFGCQVKMQRKDLALHMQEFTGMHMRYMAEYLRKQSLNGCGQAPGAHSDDRGAARGGDPCQCHQELQNMRETVQHLEGRLVLQDHQLRELSIHNDTQGSQLEEMRRKVTSLEETIHELEAKQCQGVYVWRLENFSAHLRNQEAGQPVVIHSPGFYTGSPGYKLCLRLHLQTPSAPRCANYISLFVHTMQGEFDGQLSWPFQGTIRLAILDQVESQHHVEVMETKPDLQAFQRPTITRNPKGFGYVTFLHLSMLQQRQFVRDDALLVRCEVTPRFDAPLHREGMQPRGPESSLTSQP, from the exons ATGTCGTGCTTCGACACGGAGAAGAGCAGCCTGGAGAATGCATGCAGCGACCCCGGGATGTCTGCCTGCGCTGCGGCCATGACCAAGGACCCTTACTGGAGTCCCAGCGAGAACTCCCTGAACGTGGCGTCCAGCCTCCCAGGCAGTTCCCAGTCCCAGACCGACCTGCAGGGGTACGACGTGGAGTTCGACCCGCCCTTGGAGAGCAAGTACGAGTGTCCCATCTGCCTGATGGCCCTGAGGGACGCCGTGCAGACGCCGTGCGGCCATCGCTTCTGTCGCAGCTGCATAGAAAAGTCCATCAG AGATACAGGACAGAAGTGCCCGGTAGATAACGAAGTGCTGCTGGAAGACCAGCTCTTCCCGGATAATTTTGCCAAGCGTGAGATACTGTCCCTCACTGTGCGTTGTTCTAATGGTGGCTGCAATGAAAAGATGGAGCTCCGCCATTTGGAT AGTCATGTGACAGATTGCAAATTTGCCACGGTCCCCTGTCCTCAATGTCAAGACGCGGTGTTGAAAAGGGCCTTAGAGGAGCACAAAATCCAGCAGTGCCTTCGCCGCATTGTGTCCTGCTCTGAGTGCGCTCAACCGTATGTCTTtgaggagaaggag GCTCATGAACACGTGTGTCTCTTTGCCAGCGTGGTATGTGCATATTGTAGTTTGGATCTGATTCGTGATCAG ctggAATCACACTGCGACACCGACTGTGTCAAAGCACCAGTAAACTGCACCTTCAGTTTCTTTGGTTGTCAAGTGAAA ATGCAGAGAAAAGACCTAGCCCTCCACATGCAGGAGTTCACGGGGATGCACATGCGCTATATGGCGGAGTATTTGCGCAAACAAAGCCTTAATGGTTGTGGCCAAGCACCGGGGGCGCACTCTGACGATCGAGGCGCAGCCAGGGGAGGAGACCCGTGCCAGTGCCACCAGGAACTGCAGAACATGAGGGAGACCGTGCAACATTTGGAGGGACGTCTGGTGCTGCAGGACCACCAGCTGCGAGAGCTGAGcattcacaatgacactcaagGCAGCCAGCTGGAGGAGATGCGTCGCAAGGTGACCTCCCTGGAGGAGACCATCCATGAGCTGGAAGCAAAGCAGTGCCAGGGGGTCTATGTTTGGCGACTAGAGAACTTTTCAGCTCATCTTCGCAACCAGGAGGCCGGTCAGCCAGTAGTAATCCACAGCCCAGGCTTCTATACGGGAAGTCCAGGATACAAGCTCTGCCTGCGGCTCCACCTCCAGACACCCAGCGCACCCAGATGTGCCAACTACATCTCTCTGTTTGTGCACACCATGCAAGGAGAATTTGACGGTCAGCTCTCTTGGCCCTTCCAGGGCACCATCCGTCTGGCCATTCTGGACCAAGTCGAAAGTCAGCACCATGTGGAGGTGATGGAGACCAAGCCAGATCTTCAGGCATTCCAGCGGCCAACCATCACCAGAAACCCCAAGGGCTTTGGCTATGTTACTTTTCTGCATTTGTCCATGCTGCAGCAGCGGCAGTTTGTGCGCGATGATGCCTTGCTGGTGCGCTGTGAGGTTACCCCTCGCTTTGACGCCCCTCTGCATCGGGAGGGCATGCAGCCCAGAGGGCCCGAGTCCTCGCTGACCTCTCAACCTTAG
- the traf6 gene encoding TNF receptor-associated factor 6 isoform X1, which translates to MQRPRDVCLRCGHDQGPLLESQRELPERGVQPPRQFPVPDRPAGVRRGVRPALGEQVRVSHLPDGPEGRRADAVRPSLLSQLHRKVHQVRLFFFLFSSEDMYCVKKKLIHLCPENNSFLKRDTGQKCPVDNEVLLEDQLFPDNFAKREILSLTVRCSNGGCNEKMELRHLDSHVTDCKFATVPCPQCQDAVLKRALEEHKIQQCLRRIVSCSECAQPYVFEEKEAHEHVCLFASVVCAYCSLDLIRDQLESHCDTDCVKAPVNCTFSFFGCQVKMQRKDLALHMQEFTGMHMRYMAEYLRKQSLNGCGQAPGAHSDDRGAARGGDPCQCHQELQNMRETVQHLEGRLVLQDHQLRELSIHNDTQGSQLEEMRRKVTSLEETIHELEAKQCQGVYVWRLENFSAHLRNQEAGQPVVIHSPGFYTGSPGYKLCLRLHLQTPSAPRCANYISLFVHTMQGEFDGQLSWPFQGTIRLAILDQVESQHHVEVMETKPDLQAFQRPTITRNPKGFGYVTFLHLSMLQQRQFVRDDALLVRCEVTPRFDAPLHREGMQPRGPESSLTSQP; encoded by the exons ATGCAGCGACCCCGGGATGTCTGCCTGCGCTGCGGCCATGACCAAGGACCCTTACTGGAGTCCCAGCGAGAACTCCCTGAACGTGGCGTCCAGCCTCCCAGGCAGTTCCCAGTCCCAGACCGACCTGCAGGGGTACGACGTGGAGTTCGACCCGCCCTTGGAGAGCAAGTACGAGTGTCCCATCTGCCTGATGGCCCTGAGGGACGCCGTGCAGACGCCGTGCGGCCATCGCTTCTGTCGCAGCTGCATAGAAAAGTCCATCAGGTGaggcttttctttttcctcttctcaTCTGAAGATAtgtactgtgtaaaaaaaaaattaattcatctCTGCCCGGAAAACAATTCTTTTCTCAAAAGAGATACAGGACAGAAGTGCCCGGTAGATAACGAAGTGCTGCTGGAAGACCAGCTCTTCCCGGATAATTTTGCCAAGCGTGAGATACTGTCCCTCACTGTGCGTTGTTCTAATGGTGGCTGCAATGAAAAGATGGAGCTCCGCCATTTGGAT AGTCATGTGACAGATTGCAAATTTGCCACGGTCCCCTGTCCTCAATGTCAAGACGCGGTGTTGAAAAGGGCCTTAGAGGAGCACAAAATCCAGCAGTGCCTTCGCCGCATTGTGTCCTGCTCTGAGTGCGCTCAACCGTATGTCTTtgaggagaaggag GCTCATGAACACGTGTGTCTCTTTGCCAGCGTGGTATGTGCATATTGTAGTTTGGATCTGATTCGTGATCAG ctggAATCACACTGCGACACCGACTGTGTCAAAGCACCAGTAAACTGCACCTTCAGTTTCTTTGGTTGTCAAGTGAAA ATGCAGAGAAAAGACCTAGCCCTCCACATGCAGGAGTTCACGGGGATGCACATGCGCTATATGGCGGAGTATTTGCGCAAACAAAGCCTTAATGGTTGTGGCCAAGCACCGGGGGCGCACTCTGACGATCGAGGCGCAGCCAGGGGAGGAGACCCGTGCCAGTGCCACCAGGAACTGCAGAACATGAGGGAGACCGTGCAACATTTGGAGGGACGTCTGGTGCTGCAGGACCACCAGCTGCGAGAGCTGAGcattcacaatgacactcaagGCAGCCAGCTGGAGGAGATGCGTCGCAAGGTGACCTCCCTGGAGGAGACCATCCATGAGCTGGAAGCAAAGCAGTGCCAGGGGGTCTATGTTTGGCGACTAGAGAACTTTTCAGCTCATCTTCGCAACCAGGAGGCCGGTCAGCCAGTAGTAATCCACAGCCCAGGCTTCTATACGGGAAGTCCAGGATACAAGCTCTGCCTGCGGCTCCACCTCCAGACACCCAGCGCACCCAGATGTGCCAACTACATCTCTCTGTTTGTGCACACCATGCAAGGAGAATTTGACGGTCAGCTCTCTTGGCCCTTCCAGGGCACCATCCGTCTGGCCATTCTGGACCAAGTCGAAAGTCAGCACCATGTGGAGGTGATGGAGACCAAGCCAGATCTTCAGGCATTCCAGCGGCCAACCATCACCAGAAACCCCAAGGGCTTTGGCTATGTTACTTTTCTGCATTTGTCCATGCTGCAGCAGCGGCAGTTTGTGCGCGATGATGCCTTGCTGGTGCGCTGTGAGGTTACCCCTCGCTTTGACGCCCCTCTGCATCGGGAGGGCATGCAGCCCAGAGGGCCCGAGTCCTCGCTGACCTCTCAACCTTAG